From the Flavobacterium galactosidilyticum genome, one window contains:
- the feoB gene encoding ferrous iron transport protein B: protein MVSKQNINIALIGNPNVGKTSVFNQLTGLNQQVGNYPGITVEKKIGFCKLPNNIKANILDLPGTYSLNASSIDENVVIELLLNKNDKLYPDVALVVTDVENLKRNLLLFTQIKDLEIPTILVINMADRMKFKGISLDIPYLEEHLKTKIALISSRKGFGIQELKEMIITYRTLSTEPCLNASVIEPEYFDSLRKAFPNQLLYKLWLVITQDVNFLNLDRNEIRSSFTKSHSDLKRLQQKETIKRYQFINDVLKEGLKIDTSIAKDYRSKLDRVLTHKVWGYVIFFLILFVIFQSIFEWSTIPMDFIDASFASLSAYVAEELPAGVLTDLISQGIIPGIGGILIFIPQIAFLFMFISILEESGYMSRVVFLMDKIMRKFGLSGKSVVPLISGTACAIPAIMATRNIENWKERLITILVTPFTTCSARLPVYAIIIGLVIPDKHLFGFLNMQGLTLMLLYLLGFGMAIFSAYILNKILKIKGKTYFVVEMPNYKLPLFKNVGINVVEKTKAFVLGAGKIILAISIVLWFLASYGPGKNFNNAEQIVTESHMDAPLNQQDFENAVASQKLENSYIGIMGKTIEPAISPLGYDWKIGIAIISSFAAREVFVGTLATIYSVGGSDNEVTIKNRMAAEINPVTGQKVFNFASGISLLLFYAFAMQCAGTLAITKKETNSWKWPLGQLILMSGFAYIVALIAYQILK, encoded by the coding sequence ATGGTAAGCAAACAAAACATCAATATTGCCCTAATTGGAAATCCAAATGTGGGTAAGACTTCCGTTTTTAATCAACTAACAGGTTTAAATCAACAAGTAGGGAATTATCCTGGTATTACTGTTGAAAAAAAGATTGGGTTTTGCAAATTACCTAATAATATCAAAGCAAATATCCTTGATTTACCTGGAACTTATAGCTTAAATGCAAGTTCAATTGACGAAAACGTAGTTATTGAATTATTACTTAATAAAAACGACAAATTATATCCAGACGTTGCATTAGTAGTTACAGATGTAGAGAATCTTAAACGAAATCTTTTGCTTTTTACGCAAATAAAAGATTTAGAAATTCCTACTATTTTAGTCATCAATATGGCTGACCGAATGAAGTTTAAAGGAATTTCACTCGACATCCCTTACCTTGAAGAACATTTAAAAACTAAGATCGCACTCATCAGTTCGCGAAAAGGTTTTGGAATTCAAGAGTTAAAAGAAATGATTATCACCTACAGAACTCTTTCAACAGAACCTTGTTTGAATGCTTCTGTAATTGAACCTGAATATTTTGATAGTTTGCGCAAGGCATTTCCTAATCAGTTATTGTATAAATTATGGTTAGTAATCACGCAAGATGTTAATTTCCTGAATTTAGATCGAAACGAAATACGAAGTTCATTTACTAAATCTCACTCTGATTTAAAGCGTTTACAACAAAAAGAAACCATCAAACGCTATCAATTCATTAATGATGTTTTGAAAGAAGGTTTAAAGATAGATACGTCCATTGCTAAGGATTACAGAAGTAAACTTGATCGCGTATTGACTCACAAAGTATGGGGATATGTAATTTTCTTTTTGATTTTGTTTGTCATTTTTCAATCTATTTTTGAATGGTCAACCATACCAATGGATTTTATTGATGCTAGTTTTGCGTCATTAAGTGCTTATGTAGCAGAGGAATTACCTGCTGGAGTTTTGACCGACTTAATTTCGCAAGGAATCATTCCGGGAATTGGAGGAATTTTGATATTTATACCACAAATTGCTTTCCTGTTTATGTTTATTTCCATACTGGAAGAAAGTGGATATATGAGCCGAGTAGTTTTCCTAATGGATAAAATCATGAGAAAATTTGGATTATCTGGTAAAAGTGTCGTTCCGCTTATTTCAGGAACAGCCTGTGCTATTCCTGCTATTATGGCTACACGAAATATCGAAAACTGGAAAGAAAGATTGATCACCATATTAGTTACCCCTTTTACAACGTGTTCAGCAAGATTACCTGTATATGCTATTATCATTGGATTGGTAATTCCAGACAAACATCTCTTTGGTTTTTTGAATATGCAAGGATTAACATTGATGTTATTGTACCTATTAGGTTTTGGAATGGCTATTTTCTCCGCTTACATTTTAAATAAAATCCTTAAAATAAAAGGAAAAACGTATTTCGTAGTAGAAATGCCTAATTACAAATTACCACTTTTCAAAAATGTTGGTATTAATGTAGTCGAAAAAACAAAAGCATTCGTACTTGGTGCAGGAAAAATCATCTTGGCTATTTCCATTGTATTGTGGTTTTTAGCTTCTTACGGACCGGGAAAAAACTTCAATAACGCGGAACAAATTGTTACTGAAAGTCATATGGACGCTCCTCTAAATCAACAAGATTTTGAAAACGCAGTTGCATCTCAAAAACTAGAGAACTCCTATATAGGAATTATGGGTAAAACCATCGAACCTGCTATTTCGCCATTAGGTTACGACTGGAAAATAGGAATTGCCATTATCAGCTCGTTTGCAGCGAGAGAAGTATTTGTCGGAACATTAGCAACGATTTACAGTGTAGGCGGAAGCGATAATGAAGTAACGATAAAAAACAGAATGGCTGCTGAAATTAATCCAGTAACGGGCCAAAAAGTATTTAATTTTGCGTCAGGAATATCACTACTTCTATTTTATGCTTTTGCGATGCAATGTGCTGGAACACTTGCTATTACTAAAAAAGAAACCAACTCATGGAAATGGCCTCTGGGACAATTGATATTAATGTCTGGATTTGCTTATATAGTCGCTTTGATTGCCTACCAAATTCTAAAATAA
- a CDS encoding FeoB-associated Cys-rich membrane protein, whose protein sequence is MYQEIIAFAILGIAIAFLVKKFFFKSKKSDKDCGSGCGSCG, encoded by the coding sequence ATGTATCAAGAAATAATAGCCTTCGCTATACTTGGAATAGCCATTGCTTTTCTAGTCAAAAAATTCTTTTTCAAAAGTAAAAAATCCGACAAAGACTGTGGGAGTGGCTGTGGAAGCTGCGGTTAA
- a CDS encoding ZIP family metal transporter translates to MFQSVIDYFSSIDPILAALYASLFTWFLTALGASFVFMFKTMNRTFLDGMLGFTGGVMVAASFWSLLAPAIEMTGGEGFAKVMPAAIGFFLGALFIFGIDKVLPHLHINFKVSEGIKSPWQRTTLLVSAITLHNIPEGLAVGVLFGGVAAGIPEASIAGAVTLAIGIGIQNFPEGIAVAMPLRRMGMSRWKSFMYGQSSAIVEPIAAVLGAFAVTFFTPILPYALAFAAGAMIFVVIEEVIPETQQDKNTDIATIGFIGGFIIMMVLDVALG, encoded by the coding sequence ATGTTTCAATCTGTAATCGACTATTTTAGCAGTATCGACCCCATTTTAGCGGCATTATATGCGAGTTTATTTACCTGGTTTCTAACCGCATTAGGTGCCTCATTTGTTTTTATGTTCAAAACCATGAACAGAACTTTTCTTGATGGAATGCTTGGTTTTACGGGTGGCGTTATGGTCGCCGCTAGTTTTTGGAGTTTATTGGCTCCAGCCATAGAAATGACAGGAGGCGAAGGTTTTGCTAAAGTGATGCCCGCCGCGATTGGTTTTTTTCTTGGCGCACTTTTCATTTTTGGAATTGACAAAGTGCTTCCTCATTTACATATTAATTTTAAAGTGAGCGAAGGCATCAAATCGCCTTGGCAACGCACCACTTTACTAGTTTCTGCAATTACCTTGCATAATATCCCAGAAGGATTAGCCGTTGGAGTTCTTTTTGGAGGTGTAGCCGCTGGAATTCCAGAAGCTTCTATTGCTGGAGCAGTAACTTTGGCTATTGGAATTGGGATTCAGAATTTTCCAGAAGGAATTGCTGTTGCCATGCCATTACGAAGAATGGGAATGAGCAGATGGAAAAGTTTTATGTACGGACAATCTTCGGCAATAGTTGAACCTATAGCTGCTGTTTTAGGAGCTTTTGCGGTGACTTTTTTTACGCCCATTTTACCTTATGCTTTAGCTTTTGCTGCAGGCGCCATGATTTTTGTAGTGATTGAAGAAGTAATTCCCGAAACACAACAAGATAAAAACACTGATATTGCGACGATCGGATTTATTGGAGGTTTCATTATTATGATGGTACTAGACGTAGCTTTGGGATAA
- a CDS encoding metal-dependent transcriptional regulator: MTYSEENYLKTIYHLTSVSELAISTNAIAEKMETKASSVTDMLKKLAEKDLINYIKYQGVSLTEKGQLAAKMIVRKHRLWECFLVEKLDFSWDEVHDVAEQLEHIKSEKLINRLDDFLGNPTEDPHGDPIPDANGRIVKIEKRLLSELEKNQAGICVGVKDTSSDFLQYLDKQEIALGSQIQILEKESFDSSYRIRVGSKEIMISNKIASNIYIQ, from the coding sequence ATGACTTATTCAGAAGAAAATTACCTCAAGACTATATATCATCTTACTTCAGTTTCAGAATTAGCCATTAGCACCAATGCTATTGCTGAAAAAATGGAAACTAAAGCATCATCTGTTACTGATATGCTGAAGAAATTAGCCGAAAAAGATTTGATTAATTACATAAAATATCAAGGAGTTTCTCTGACTGAAAAAGGACAACTTGCGGCAAAAATGATTGTTAGAAAGCACCGACTTTGGGAATGTTTTTTAGTAGAAAAATTAGACTTTTCTTGGGATGAGGTTCATGATGTAGCAGAACAATTAGAACATATAAAATCCGAGAAATTAATTAATAGATTGGATGATTTTCTAGGCAATCCAACTGAAGATCCGCATGGAGATCCTATCCCAGACGCTAATGGGAGGATTGTAAAAATTGAAAAACGATTACTTTCGGAGTTAGAGAAAAATCAAGCTGGAATTTGTGTGGGTGTCAAAGACACTTCATCTGATTTTCTACAATATTTAGACAAACAAGAAATAGCATTAGGGTCGCAAATACAGATTTTAGAAAAGGAAAGTTTTGATTCGTCCTATAGAATTCGCGTTGGAAGCAAAGAAATAATGATTTCAAATAAAATAGCTAGTAATATATACATTCAATAA
- a CDS encoding Nramp family divalent metal transporter: MGKSLEEVHGSVSTQNKKSVFRKILAFFGPAYLISVGYMDPGNWATDIAGGSQFGYALLWVLLMSNIMALLLQSFSARLGIVTQLDLAQASRATYSKFINYILYFLAEIAIAACDLAEVLGMAIGINLLFDIPLIEGVIITVLDTFLLLFLINKGIRKMEAFIIVLVLIIGVSFVFEMFFAQPELDKVLYGLIPSMPNEAALYIAIGIIGATVMPHNLYLHSSLVQTRKFDRTPKGIKQAIKYNFIDSTIALNLAFLVNAALLILAAATFYKSGMHEVAEIQDAHKFLAPLLGTKWAPILFAVALIAAGQSSTVTGTLAGQIVMEGYLNLRIQPWVRRIITRLIAIVPAVIVISIFGEGVTGKLLIFSQVILSLQLGFAIIPLIHFVSDKTKMKGFHISRMTQIAGWTVALIIVSLNIKLVYDEIGGWLEASENPIILWLTVVPLAFAFLILLLYIILKPFVSKSKIDIQNHSPHNLKLKFEESITLTHKNIAVTVDFSDSDEMALNTAFKLGGKTAEYTLIHIVETVGAMIFGERIDDHETLIDEKLLNEYKEMLSEKGFRVTTKLGFGDPSKVIPTIINEANFDILVMGTHGHTGFKDLIFGTTVNKLRHKIFIPLLIVKN, from the coding sequence ATGGGTAAATCATTAGAAGAGGTTCACGGATCAGTTTCCACACAAAACAAGAAATCAGTTTTCAGAAAAATACTTGCTTTTTTTGGACCGGCTTATTTGATTAGTGTAGGATATATGGATCCGGGAAACTGGGCAACGGATATTGCTGGAGGAAGCCAGTTTGGTTATGCTTTACTTTGGGTTTTATTGATGAGTAATATTATGGCTTTGTTATTGCAAAGTTTTAGTGCCCGTTTAGGAATAGTTACTCAGCTTGATTTAGCGCAAGCTTCGCGAGCAACTTACTCTAAATTTATCAATTATATTCTTTATTTTCTGGCCGAAATTGCTATTGCTGCTTGTGATCTTGCAGAGGTTTTAGGAATGGCAATTGGTATTAATCTTTTGTTTGATATTCCGTTAATTGAAGGCGTTATTATTACGGTTTTAGATACTTTTCTACTGTTATTTCTTATCAATAAAGGGATTCGTAAAATGGAAGCCTTTATCATTGTTTTGGTTTTGATAATTGGAGTTTCATTTGTTTTCGAAATGTTTTTTGCACAACCAGAATTAGATAAAGTTTTATACGGGTTAATTCCTTCTATGCCTAATGAAGCGGCGCTGTATATCGCAATTGGAATTATTGGTGCTACCGTGATGCCACACAATTTATACTTGCATTCTTCATTGGTACAAACCAGGAAATTCGATAGAACGCCAAAAGGAATTAAACAAGCGATTAAATATAATTTTATTGATTCGACGATTGCGTTAAACCTAGCATTTCTTGTTAATGCAGCCCTTTTAATTTTGGCAGCAGCCACCTTTTATAAAAGTGGTATGCATGAAGTAGCAGAAATTCAAGATGCACATAAGTTTTTAGCACCGCTGCTAGGAACCAAATGGGCGCCCATATTATTTGCTGTTGCATTGATTGCAGCCGGACAAAGCTCCACGGTTACTGGAACATTAGCCGGACAAATTGTAATGGAAGGCTATCTTAATTTAAGGATTCAGCCGTGGGTGCGCAGAATTATCACTCGATTGATAGCAATTGTTCCTGCAGTAATTGTAATTAGTATTTTTGGTGAAGGTGTAACTGGAAAATTACTCATTTTTAGTCAAGTCATTTTAAGTTTACAATTGGGTTTTGCCATTATTCCATTGATTCATTTTGTAAGTGATAAAACAAAAATGAAGGGATTTCATATCAGTCGAATGACTCAAATTGCGGGTTGGACCGTTGCTTTAATAATTGTATCGCTCAATATAAAATTAGTTTATGACGAAATAGGAGGTTGGTTAGAAGCTTCTGAAAATCCAATTATTCTTTGGTTGACAGTTGTTCCTTTGGCATTCGCTTTTTTAATATTGCTGCTATATATTATTTTAAAACCTTTCGTTTCAAAATCTAAAATTGATATTCAAAACCATTCACCCCATAATTTGAAATTAAAGTTTGAAGAATCGATTACCTTAACTCATAAAAACATTGCCGTCACTGTAGATTTCTCTGACTCTGATGAAATGGCTTTGAATACCGCTTTTAAGTTGGGAGGAAAAACAGCCGAATACACTTTAATTCATATTGTAGAAACGGTAGGAGCAATGATTTTTGGAGAAAGAATAGACGATCACGAAACATTGATTGATGAAAAACTATTAAATGAATACAAAGAAATGCTATCCGAGAAAGGTTTCAGGGTTACCACAAAATTAGGATTTGGTGATCCATCGAAAGTAATTCCAACGATTATTAATGAAGCAAATTTTGATATTTTGGTAATGGGAACGCACGGTCACACTGGATTTAAGGATTTAATTTTTGGAACGACGGTAAATAAATTGAGACATAAAATTTTTATTCCGTTATTAATTGTCAAAAATTAA
- a CDS encoding TonB-dependent receptor produces MTSQTTIKGTVSADGMPLPLANVLVKTLKKSTITNSEGTFTLKNISNGTYEIQVSYTGFQSQTKNFTVNDSTEVNLSFDLKENNTLDEVVITGTLKPVSRLESSVPVEVYKPIFFKKNPTANIFEALQNINGVRPQLNCNVCNTGDIHINGLEGPYTLVLIDGMPIVSGLSTVYGLSGIPNSLLERIEIVKGPASSLYGSEAVGGLINIITKNPKNAPVFSADSFITNWGELNVDLGFKANATKNISLLTGINYFNYSNPIDNNNDNFTDLTLQDRISVFQKWNFNRKNNKQFSLAGRYFYEDRWGGEMQWKKKHRGGNQVYGESIYTKRWELLGTYELPIVEKILFSFSYTDHDQNSVYGDIPYLAKQRIGFGQLTWDKTLNNHDLLFGTALRYQYYDDNTTATVKEDVNWIPSFFVQDEITLNENHKLLLGARYDYNRNHGNIFTPRLAYKWKLNDNNILRFNTGTGFRIVNLFTEEHAALTGSRDVIVLEELKPERSLNANLNYLKKIYAKNGTFIGIESTAWYTRFSNSIIPDYDTNPNQIIYKNLDGRAVTKGISANVDLVFNNGLKMILGATYMDVSKIENNITTKQILTEQFSGTWAISYRINNLFLDLDYTGNVYGPMRLPLLGALDPRKEYSPTWSIQNIQFTFNKFKNIEIYAGVKNLLNWTPNKGNPFIIARANDPFDKNVQYDASGNVLATADNPYALSFDPSYVYGPNQGIRTFIGLRYTLK; encoded by the coding sequence ATGACAAGTCAAACGACCATAAAAGGAACAGTTTCTGCAGATGGAATGCCTTTGCCGCTAGCAAATGTTCTAGTTAAAACTTTAAAAAAATCAACAATAACTAATTCAGAAGGGACTTTTACTCTTAAAAACATTTCGAATGGGACTTATGAAATACAGGTTTCTTACACTGGATTTCAATCCCAAACAAAAAACTTCACAGTTAATGATAGCACAGAAGTAAACCTCAGTTTTGATTTAAAAGAAAACAATACTTTAGACGAAGTCGTTATTACAGGAACTCTAAAACCCGTATCGCGCCTAGAAAGCTCCGTTCCTGTAGAAGTGTATAAACCTATTTTCTTCAAGAAAAATCCCACGGCAAATATTTTTGAAGCCTTGCAAAACATCAACGGTGTACGGCCCCAACTGAATTGTAATGTTTGCAACACTGGTGACATTCATATCAATGGTCTCGAAGGGCCTTACACTTTAGTTTTAATTGACGGAATGCCCATTGTAAGCGGACTTTCAACCGTTTATGGGCTTTCTGGAATTCCAAATTCTTTATTGGAACGAATCGAAATTGTAAAAGGTCCTGCCTCTTCTTTGTACGGAAGCGAAGCTGTGGGCGGTTTAATAAATATCATTACTAAAAACCCTAAAAATGCTCCTGTATTTTCTGCTGATTCCTTCATAACTAATTGGGGCGAACTCAATGTAGACTTAGGTTTTAAAGCGAATGCCACTAAAAACATTTCGTTATTAACCGGAATTAACTATTTCAATTACAGCAATCCTATTGACAACAACAACGATAATTTTACCGATTTAACGCTACAAGACCGAATCTCCGTTTTTCAAAAATGGAATTTTAATCGCAAAAACAATAAGCAATTTTCACTGGCAGGACGATATTTTTATGAAGATCGCTGGGGCGGTGAAATGCAGTGGAAAAAAAAACACCGAGGCGGAAATCAGGTATATGGTGAAAGCATTTACACCAAAAGATGGGAACTACTTGGCACTTATGAATTGCCTATCGTTGAGAAAATATTATTCTCTTTTTCGTATACCGATCACGATCAAAATTCAGTTTATGGCGACATTCCCTACCTAGCCAAACAGCGCATCGGTTTTGGACAATTGACTTGGGACAAAACTTTAAATAATCACGATTTACTTTTTGGAACTGCATTGCGTTATCAGTATTACGATGATAATACGACAGCTACCGTCAAGGAAGATGTAAATTGGATTCCGAGTTTTTTCGTTCAAGATGAAATTACCTTAAATGAAAATCACAAACTACTTCTAGGCGCACGATACGATTACAACCGCAATCATGGTAACATTTTTACTCCAAGATTAGCGTATAAATGGAAATTGAATGACAATAATATTCTGCGTTTCAATACTGGAACCGGTTTTAGAATTGTGAATCTTTTTACAGAAGAGCATGCAGCGTTAACAGGGTCTCGGGATGTAATCGTATTGGAGGAACTTAAACCTGAACGCTCGCTTAATGCCAACTTAAATTATTTGAAGAAGATTTACGCTAAAAATGGCACGTTTATCGGAATCGAAAGTACGGCTTGGTACACTCGTTTTAGCAATTCTATTATTCCTGATTACGACACAAATCCAAATCAAATTATTTACAAAAACCTAGACGGTCGTGCGGTTACCAAAGGAATTAGCGCTAATGTTGATTTGGTTTTCAACAATGGTTTAAAAATGATTCTTGGAGCTACTTATATGGATGTTTCCAAAATAGAAAACAACATCACAACGAAACAAATTCTGACGGAACAATTCTCTGGAACCTGGGCAATTTCGTATCGCATCAACAACTTATTTTTAGATCTGGATTACACTGGAAATGTTTATGGCCCAATGCGTTTGCCATTATTAGGTGCTTTGGATCCAAGAAAAGAGTACTCACCAACTTGGAGCATTCAAAACATACAATTCACTTTCAACAAATTTAAAAATATTGAAATTTACGCTGGAGTAAAAAATCTTTTAAATTGGACGCCAAATAAAGGAAACCCATTTATTATAGCAAGAGCAAATGATCCTTTTGACAAAAACGTACAATATGATGCTAGTGGAAATGTACTCGCAACAGCCGACAATCCATATGCATTATCATTTGATCCAAGTTATGTATATGGTCCCAATCAAGGAATTAGAACTTTTATAGGATTGCGATACACGCTGAAATAA
- a CDS encoding thioredoxin family protein yields the protein MRKIIYIILFFLWAIPSGFAQLKTYSFEEVVQLSKENPKPIVVFTHTNWCKYCKIMEHVTFKDSRIIATLNENFYFVSFDAETKKDIIFNNHTFQFQPNGTNTGIHELAIALATIENQIVYPTLTILESDNSILFQQASFISAKALGRILDKLK from the coding sequence ATGAGAAAAATAATTTACATCATACTCTTTTTTCTTTGGGCAATTCCTTCGGGTTTTGCTCAATTGAAAACGTATTCTTTTGAAGAAGTAGTGCAATTATCTAAAGAAAACCCAAAACCCATTGTGGTCTTTACACACACTAATTGGTGTAAATATTGTAAAATAATGGAACATGTGACTTTTAAAGATTCTCGAATTATCGCTACATTAAATGAAAATTTTTATTTCGTTTCATTTGATGCCGAAACTAAAAAAGACATCATTTTTAATAATCATACATTTCAATTTCAACCCAACGGAACAAATACTGGAATTCACGAATTGGCGATAGCATTAGCAACTATAGAGAATCAAATTGTCTATCCAACATTGACGATTCTCGAATCTGACAACTCCATTTTATTCCAGCAAGCTTCGTTTATTTCGGCGAAAGCCTTAGGACGCATTCTTGACAAACTGAAATAA
- a CDS encoding lycopene cyclase family protein yields the protein MKHYDYIFTGTGLAALMTVYKMIESGKFADRSILLIDESTKKENDRTWCFWEQKQSKWENSISKKWDSALFANAEFSRDLDLKPYQYNMVKGLDFYNQVFALLSKQANITFLNEKVTDINELENHVFVATPSESFTCSKVINSIYRKSEVENQTNYPLLQQHFIGWFIKSKEAVFNAQQATFMDFSVEQRGNTRFMYVLPTSSTEALLEYTLFSAKLLPKEEYENEIGKYIQKLGITDYNITEKEQGSIPMSCYPFWKKNTEKVLNIGTAGGWTKASTGYTFKSSDKKSTELVAFLEKETDFRKFHKITKFWFYDLLLLDILDRKNELGASIFSSLFKKGSPALIFKFLDEETTFAEDLKVIWKCPKMPFINALMRSGRHLFQ from the coding sequence ATGAAACATTACGATTACATTTTTACAGGCACTGGCTTAGCAGCTTTAATGACGGTTTATAAAATGATCGAATCAGGAAAATTTGCTGATCGATCTATTTTGTTAATCGATGAAAGCACAAAAAAAGAGAATGATAGAACGTGGTGTTTCTGGGAGCAAAAACAATCCAAGTGGGAAAATAGTATCTCAAAAAAATGGGATTCAGCTTTGTTTGCTAATGCTGAATTTAGTCGGGATCTTGATCTAAAACCATATCAATACAATATGGTAAAGGGATTGGATTTTTACAATCAAGTATTTGCACTGCTTTCGAAACAAGCAAACATTACTTTTCTAAACGAAAAAGTGACTGACATTAATGAACTCGAAAATCATGTTTTTGTAGCAACGCCTTCAGAAAGTTTTACTTGTAGCAAAGTAATCAACAGTATTTACAGAAAATCAGAAGTGGAAAACCAAACTAATTACCCGCTTTTGCAACAGCATTTTATCGGTTGGTTTATAAAATCTAAAGAAGCAGTTTTCAACGCCCAGCAAGCCACTTTTATGGATTTCTCTGTCGAACAAAGAGGAAACACAAGATTTATGTACGTTTTGCCTACTTCGTCAACGGAAGCTTTGTTAGAATATACGCTGTTTTCGGCTAAATTATTACCAAAAGAAGAATACGAAAACGAGATTGGCAAGTACATTCAAAAACTTGGAATTACAGACTACAACATCACCGAGAAAGAACAAGGCAGCATTCCGATGAGTTGCTATCCTTTTTGGAAAAAAAATACTGAAAAAGTTTTGAATATAGGAACAGCAGGCGGTTGGACCAAAGCTAGTACAGGTTACACTTTTAAAAGTTCGGATAAAAAATCAACAGAATTAGTCGCTTTTTTAGAAAAAGAAACAGACTTTAGAAAATTTCATAAAATAACCAAATTTTGGTTTTATGACTTGTTGCTATTAGATATTTTGGACAGAAAAAATGAATTAGGAGCATCGATATTTTCGTCTCTTTTCAAGAAAGGAAGTCCGGCTTTAATTTTTAAATTTTTAGATGAAGAAACTACTTTCGCCGAAGATCTTAAAGTGATTTGGAAATGTCCTAAAATGCCTTTTATAAATGCTTTAATGCGTTCAGGCAGACACTTATTTCAATAA
- a CDS encoding BrxA/BrxB family bacilliredoxin: MYPEEMVMPMQAELTSAGFQDLHSAEAVDNAIKAEGTTLVVVNSVCGCAARNARPGAKMSLEGAKKPDHLITVFAGVDKDAVDAARQHMFPFPPSSPSMALFKNGELVHMLERHHIEGRPAEMIAENLKDAFNEYC, translated from the coding sequence ATGTATCCAGAAGAAATGGTAATGCCAATGCAAGCGGAATTAACGTCGGCAGGTTTTCAAGATTTACATAGTGCTGAGGCAGTAGATAATGCAATAAAAGCAGAAGGAACAACTTTAGTAGTAGTGAATTCAGTTTGTGGTTGTGCAGCAAGAAACGCACGTCCGGGAGCAAAAATGAGTTTAGAAGGTGCTAAAAAACCAGATCATTTAATCACGGTTTTTGCAGGTGTTGATAAAGATGCAGTTGATGCAGCGAGACAACACATGTTCCCTTTTCCTCCCTCTTCTCCATCTATGGCATTGTTCAAAAACGGTGAATTAGTTCATATGTTAGAGCGTCACCATATTGAAGGCCGTCCAGCTGAAATGATTGCTGAAAACTTGAAAGATGCTTTCAACGAGTATTGCTAA
- a CDS encoding 2Fe-2S iron-sulfur cluster-binding protein, whose product MTKNTIQFTVIENGNSQLIETYPSSHPNLMFLLRDTLGLDSFGECGGVGRCATCVINAEGITGDSFIKERNEPTTLKKMGYEEESTRLSCQLYITPDLDGATITILDL is encoded by the coding sequence TTGACCAAAAACACAATCCAATTTACGGTTATTGAAAACGGTAATTCACAACTAATCGAAACCTATCCAAGTAGCCATCCTAATTTGATGTTTTTGTTAAGGGACACTCTTGGTTTAGATAGTTTTGGTGAATGTGGCGGTGTAGGAAGATGCGCTACTTGTGTCATAAACGCAGAAGGAATTACTGGAGATTCTTTTATAAAAGAAAGAAACGAACCCACCACTTTAAAAAAAATGGGTTACGAAGAAGAATCGACACGTCTTAGTTGTCAACTCTATATTACTCCTGATTTAGATGGCGCCACAATTACTATTTTAGATTTGTAA